Proteins co-encoded in one Brassica rapa cultivar Chiifu-401-42 chromosome A02, CAAS_Brap_v3.01, whole genome shotgun sequence genomic window:
- the LOC103852419 gene encoding L-type lectin-domain containing receptor kinase V.7 isoform X1: protein MSREFKLWKIVLILFFTLSSSTYHSNGKLIMEGSATFDSSGFTKLTNTSKHSYGHVFNSNPVLFKNSSFNFHFHFGIVPEHNHSGTHGMTCVLSPTRHLPGVSSDQYLGLFNKTTDGKTSNNIIAIELDIHKDEEFGDLDDNHVGININGLRSVISAPAGYYDDNDGKFHNLSLVSGKVMRLSIVYSQPDEQLNVTLSPAEFSETPLKPLLSLKRDLSPYILEEMYLGFTASTGSVGAIHYMLNSVSGPEVDYPSFDISVVPTLPLYPKKVTDKTRIVLAACLILAMTVAFVTSLIGFFFYMRHKKVREVLEEWEVQYGPHRFAYKELFNATKGFKEKQILGSGGFGQVYKGTLPGSDAEIAVKRTSHGSSQGKSEFIAEISTIGRLRHPNLVRLLGYCRHKEDLFLVYDYMPNGSLDKYIYRSDKNENQERLSWDQRFKIIKDVASALLYLHQEWVQVIIHRDIKPANVLIDQEMNARLGDFGLAKLYDQGIDPQTSKVAGTFGYIAPEFLRTGRATTSTDVYAFGLVMLEVVCGRRLIERREAKNEEVLVDWILELWEEGKLFDAAEESICQETNRGEIELVLKLGVLCSYQAESVRPDMSAVMRILNGVLQLPDNLLDVVRAERLRGQPEISMGMLLDMNSMSTLPFTNSFISHGR from the coding sequence ATGTCTCGTGAATTCAAACTCTGGAAAATAGTTCTCATTCTGTTCTTTACTCTGTCTTCATCTACTTACCACTCCAATGGCAAACTGATCATGGAGGGATCTGCAACTTTCGACTCCAGCGGTTTCACAAAGTTGACGAACACCTCAAAGCATTCATACGGTCACGTTTTCAACAGCAACCCCGTTTTGTTCAAGAACTCGTCTTTCAACTTCCACTTCCACTTCGGAATCGTGCCTGAGCATAACCACTCCGGCACACACGGTATGACTTGCGTTCTCTCTCCTACAAGACACCTTCCCGGAGTTTCCTCCGACCAGTACCTCGGATTATTCAACAAGACAACCGATGGTAAGACCTCGAATAACATAATAGCTATCGAGCTAGATATACATAAAGATGAAGAGTTTGGAGATCTTGATGACAACCATGTTGGGATCAACATCAATGGCTTGAGGTCTGTTATCTCTGCTCCTGCCGGTTACTATGATGATAATGATGGAAAGTTTCACAATCTTTCTTTAGTCAGCGGAAAGGTTATGCGGCTTTCAATCGTTTATAGCCAACCTGATGAACAGCTCAATGTAACCTTAAGCCCTGCCGAGTTCTCTGAGACGCCCCTGAAACCTCTTTTGTCTTTAAAACGAGATCTCTCACCCTACATTTTGGAGGAGATGTATCTTGGCTTCACGGCATCAACCGGTTCGGTTGGAGCAATCCACTATATGTTGAATTCGGTCTCTGGTCCTGAAGTCGACTATCCATCGTTTGATATTAGTGTAGTCCCCACCCTTCCTCTATATCCCAAGAAAGTGACTGATAAAACTAGGATTGTCCTGGCGGCCTGCTTAATATTGGCGATGACCGTTGCGTTTGTAACCTCTTTGATTGGGTTCTTCTTCTATATGAGGCATAAGAAGGTCAGAGAGGTTCTTGAGGAATGGGAGGTTCAGTATGGACCTCACAGGTTTGCATATAAGGAGCTTTTCAATGCCACAAAGGGTTTTAAGGAGAAACAAATTCTTGGAAGTGGAGGTTTTGGTCAAGTTTATAAAGGAACACTTCCGGGTTCTGATGCAGAGATTGCTGTGAAACGGACTTCTCATGGTTCAAGCCAAGGAAAGAGCGAGTTTATAGCCGAGATCTCGACCATTGGCCGTCTCAGACATCCGAATTTAGTCAGGCTTTTGGGATATTGTAGACATAAGGAGGATCTCTTCCTGGTTTATGACTACATGCCCAATGGAAGCCTAGACAAGTATATATACCGTAGCGACAAGAATGAGAATCAAGAACGTCTATCTTGGGATCAACGTTTCAAGATCATCAAAGATGTTGCTTCTGCTCTACTGTATCTGCATCAAGAATGGGTACAAGTCATCATTCATAGAGATATTAAGCCGGCTAATGTTTTGATAGACCAAGAAATGAATGCAAGGCTTGGGGATTTCGGATTGGCGAAGCTGTATGATCAGGGAATTGATCCTCAGACGTCTAAAGTGGCGGGAACGTTCGGGTATATTGCACCTGAGTTTCTAAGAACAGGAAGAGCAACTACCAGCACTGATGTTTATGCCTTTGGGTTGGTTATGCTTGAAGTAGTTTGCGGTAGAAGGCTGATTGAGAGACGTGAAGCGAAGAACGAGGAAGTTCTTGTGGATTGGATCTTAGAGCTTTGGGAGGAAGGGAAACTTTTTGATGCAGCTGAGGAAAGTATCTGTCAGGAAACAAACAGGGGTGAGATTGAGCTTGTTTTGAAGCTAGGTGTGTTGTGTTCGTATCAGGCTGAATCGGTTAGACCGGATATGAGTGCGGTTATGCGGATCTTGAATGGCGTTTTGCAGCTTCCAGATAATCTTCTTGATGTGGTAAGGGCTGAGAGATTGAGAGGACAGCCTGAAATATCAATGGGAATGCTACTCGACATGAATTCAATGAGTACGTTACCGTTCACAAATTCTTTCATCTCCCATGGACGATGA
- the LOC103852419 gene encoding putative L-type lectin-domain containing receptor kinase V.6 isoform X2: MSREFKLWKIVLILFFTLSSSTYHSNGKLIMEGSATFDSSGFTKLTNTSKHSYGHVFNSNPVLFKNSSFNFHFHFGIVPEHNHSGTHGMTCVLSPTRHLPGVSSDQYLGLFNKTTDGKTSNNIIAIELDIHKDEEFGDLDDNHVGININGLRSVISAPAGYYDDNDGKFHNLSLVSGKVMRLSIVYSQPDEQLNVTLSPAEFSETPLKPLLSLKRDLSPYILEEMYLGFTASTGSVGAIHYMLNSVSGPEVDYPSFDISVVPTLPLYPKKVTDKTRIVLAACLILAMTVAFVTSLIGFFFYMRHKKVREVLEEWEVQYGPHRFAYKELFNATKGFKEKQILGSGGFGQVYKGTLPGSDAEIAVKRTSHGSSQGKSEFIAEISTIGRLRHPNLVRLLGYSTRMRIKNVYLGINVSRSSKMLLLLYCICIKNGYKSSFIEILSRLMF, translated from the exons ATGTCTCGTGAATTCAAACTCTGGAAAATAGTTCTCATTCTGTTCTTTACTCTGTCTTCATCTACTTACCACTCCAATGGCAAACTGATCATGGAGGGATCTGCAACTTTCGACTCCAGCGGTTTCACAAAGTTGACGAACACCTCAAAGCATTCATACGGTCACGTTTTCAACAGCAACCCCGTTTTGTTCAAGAACTCGTCTTTCAACTTCCACTTCCACTTCGGAATCGTGCCTGAGCATAACCACTCCGGCACACACGGTATGACTTGCGTTCTCTCTCCTACAAGACACCTTCCCGGAGTTTCCTCCGACCAGTACCTCGGATTATTCAACAAGACAACCGATGGTAAGACCTCGAATAACATAATAGCTATCGAGCTAGATATACATAAAGATGAAGAGTTTGGAGATCTTGATGACAACCATGTTGGGATCAACATCAATGGCTTGAGGTCTGTTATCTCTGCTCCTGCCGGTTACTATGATGATAATGATGGAAAGTTTCACAATCTTTCTTTAGTCAGCGGAAAGGTTATGCGGCTTTCAATCGTTTATAGCCAACCTGATGAACAGCTCAATGTAACCTTAAGCCCTGCCGAGTTCTCTGAGACGCCCCTGAAACCTCTTTTGTCTTTAAAACGAGATCTCTCACCCTACATTTTGGAGGAGATGTATCTTGGCTTCACGGCATCAACCGGTTCGGTTGGAGCAATCCACTATATGTTGAATTCGGTCTCTGGTCCTGAAGTCGACTATCCATCGTTTGATATTAGTGTAGTCCCCACCCTTCCTCTATATCCCAAGAAAGTGACTGATAAAACTAGGATTGTCCTGGCGGCCTGCTTAATATTGGCGATGACCGTTGCGTTTGTAACCTCTTTGATTGGGTTCTTCTTCTATATGAGGCATAAGAAGGTCAGAGAGGTTCTTGAGGAATGGGAGGTTCAGTATGGACCTCACAGGTTTGCATATAAGGAGCTTTTCAATGCCACAAAGGGTTTTAAGGAGAAACAAATTCTTGGAAGTGGAGGTTTTGGTCAAGTTTATAAAGGAACACTTCCGGGTTCTGATGCAGAGATTGCTGTGAAACGGACTTCTCATGGTTCAAGCCAAGGAAAGAGCGAGTTTATAGCCGAGATCTCGACCATTGGCCGTCTCAGACATCCGAATTTAGTCAGGCTTTTGGGATATT CGACAAGAATGAGAATCAAGAACGTCTATCTTGGGATCAACGTTTCAAGATCATCAAAGATGTTGCTTCTGCTCTACTGTATCTGCATCAAGAATGGGTACAAGTCATCATTCATAGAGATATTAAGCCGGCTAATGTTTTGA
- the LOC103852418 gene encoding thionin yields MEGKFVILSVLIMSLVMAQIQVEAEKICCRNTRARNIFDSYRAQADVVNEYCKVGCTSSLCGPLTTVQNSGASEIGDGAVEQCANACSILCTTGSTKLAVETA; encoded by the exons ATGGAAGGCAAATTTGTGATTTTAAGTGTACTCATAATGAGTCTTGTCATGGCGCAAATTCAAGTAGAAGCAGAAAAGATCTGTTGCCGTAACACTAGAGCTAGAAATATATTCGATTCATACAGGGCTCAAG CTGATGTTGTCAATGAATACTGCAAAGTGGGATGTACATCCTCCTTGTGTGGTCCTTTGACCACTGTCCAGAACTCGG GTGCAAGTGAAATTGGAGATGGAGCGGTTGAACAATGTGCCAACGCATGTTCAATTTTATGCACTACTGGCTCTACTAAGCTTGCAGTTGAAACCGCCTAA